In Anaerolineales bacterium, a single window of DNA contains:
- a CDS encoding carbohydrate ABC transporter permease → MQIAELFTTARGRSRLLNWFWSLILWALVAVILLPIFYMVLVSLKPRGEILCPYCSIFPTEWRFQNYSEMWKSLKFNTLFSNSLTVVGIATLIGTFFSALAAYALARFRFRGADAYSITVLATQLIPGTLFFIPLYLTFIWIKKNLGIPLVGSNLGGIVLYIGFYTPISIWILRSFFASIPVDLEEQAMVDGATRLEAFLFIVIPLAIPGIVSTAIYIFMTAWDEMFFSYTLGIKTIPAGVRQYITGAAGTQLRYDYMAAASLVVAIPIAVMFFLLQKRFIAGLTQGSVKG, encoded by the coding sequence ATGCAAATCGCTGAATTGTTCACCACCGCGCGAGGACGAAGCCGGCTCCTGAACTGGTTCTGGAGTCTGATCCTGTGGGCTCTGGTGGCCGTCATTTTGCTGCCGATCTTTTATATGGTCCTGGTTTCGCTGAAGCCGCGGGGCGAAATCCTCTGTCCGTATTGCAGCATCTTTCCGACGGAGTGGAGGTTTCAGAATTATTCGGAGATGTGGAAGAGCCTGAAGTTCAACACGCTGTTCTCCAACAGTCTGACGGTGGTCGGCATCGCCACGCTGATCGGAACCTTCTTCTCCGCCCTCGCCGCCTACGCCCTGGCCCGGTTCCGATTCCGCGGCGCGGACGCCTACAGCATCACCGTGCTGGCGACCCAGCTCATCCCGGGAACGCTGTTCTTCATCCCGCTCTACCTCACGTTCATTTGGATCAAGAAAAACTTGGGCATCCCGCTGGTCGGATCGAACCTGGGCGGAATCGTCCTGTACATCGGATTCTACACGCCGATTTCGATTTGGATTCTGCGGAGCTTTTTCGCCTCCATTCCGGTGGACCTGGAGGAGCAGGCCATGGTGGACGGGGCAACCCGCTTGGAGGCGTTTTTGTTCATCGTCATCCCCCTGGCCATCCCCGGAATCGTCTCCACCGCCATCTACATCTTCATGACCGCCTGGGACGAGATGTTCTTCTCCTACACCTTGGGCATTAAAACCATCCCCGCCGGCGTGCGCCAATACATCACCGGAGCGGCCGGAACCCAGCTGCGCTACGATTACATGGCCGCCGCGTCGCTGGTGGTGGCGATTCCGATCGCGGTGATGTTCTTCCTGCTGCAAAAGCGGTTCATCGCCGGCCTGACCCAGGGATCCGTCAAGGGATAA
- a CDS encoding sugar ABC transporter permease, which yields MGKFQKALGRFMRINRIAYSFIAPAVIVMFLVHLIPTAQALYMSLLNVTQSTYAAPFSSPFVGLHHYQRILGGLLFGSEDKLITDLTQSVINSFWFTLWVQLGTLAISLILALLLNREFFARGLARTLVLLPWVIPTFAVGVIWRFIWAQEGGLANRIIVDWLHLADDPLRWLIGANARTALILPAIWRGLPFTTVMLLAAMQIIPDDIYEAAAIDGANDIQKFLYITWHYLVPIIAVTTLFGIVFNFFGFGPYNIAITLFGTDQLGRYVDLIMVAIARQSFGYQLYGYGAAASVIIMIAALVFTGLYYRTFKEGLTSE from the coding sequence ATGGGTAAATTCCAAAAGGCTCTTGGGCGGTTCATGCGGATCAACCGGATTGCGTATTCGTTCATCGCCCCCGCGGTGATCGTGATGTTCCTGGTGCACTTAATTCCCACCGCCCAAGCGTTGTACATGTCCCTGTTGAACGTCACGCAGTCGACCTACGCGGCGCCGTTCTCCTCGCCGTTCGTCGGCTTGCATCATTACCAGCGCATTTTGGGCGGCCTGCTCTTCGGCTCCGAGGACAAGCTCATCACCGACCTGACCCAATCGGTCATCAACTCGTTTTGGTTCACCCTTTGGGTCCAGCTGGGAACGCTGGCCATCAGCCTGATCTTGGCGCTGCTCCTCAACCGGGAGTTCTTCGCGAGGGGATTGGCGCGGACGCTCGTGTTGCTCCCGTGGGTCATCCCCACCTTCGCGGTCGGCGTCATCTGGCGCTTCATCTGGGCCCAGGAAGGGGGATTGGCCAACCGGATCATCGTCGATTGGCTGCACTTGGCCGACGACCCACTGCGCTGGCTGATCGGCGCAAACGCGCGGACGGCCTTGATCCTGCCGGCGATCTGGCGCGGCCTGCCGTTCACCACGGTGATGCTGCTGGCGGCGATGCAGATCATCCCGGATGACATCTACGAAGCCGCCGCCATCGACGGGGCCAACGATATCCAGAAGTTCCTCTATATCACCTGGCATTATCTGGTGCCGATCATCGCCGTGACGACCCTGTTCGGCATCGTGTTTAATTTCTTCGGCTTCGGCCCCTACAACATCGCCATCACCCTGTTCGGCACGGACCAGCTGGGGAGGTACGTGGACTTGATTATGGTGGCCATCGCCCGGCAGTCCTTCGGATACCAACTCTATGGATACGGCGCCGCGGCTTCGGTGATCATCATGATCGCCGCGCTGGTGTTCACCGGGCTGTACTACCGGACCTTTAAAGAAGGCCTGACCTCGGAATGA